The following are from one region of the Etheostoma spectabile isolate EspeVRDwgs_2016 chromosome 17, UIUC_Espe_1.0, whole genome shotgun sequence genome:
- the xpo5 gene encoding exportin-5 has product MADQVAAMCDQLIKAVNVMMDPETDQIYRLEALKFCEEFKETSTFCIPCGLQLADKAQTAVVRHFGLQILEHVIKFRWNNMQQQEKVQLKECAMQLLSTGTHPILEEESHIKDALSRITVEMIKREWPQNWPDMLKEMEALTSHGEAQTELVMLILLRLAEDVITFQTLPTQRRRDIQQTLTQNMENIFSFMIAILHVNVEDYRKLKGSPGHELQARAHCRVAVATLNTLAGYIDWVSLVHITCGNCHLLEMLCLLLSEQELQLEAAECLLIAISRKGKLEDRKPFMLLFDDVAIHYILSAAQSADGLAICKKSSESQAVEVVERRYIFLKRLCQVLCALGGQLCSLVGSDVEVEVPANLSKYMEALLAFTTHSSQFLKSSTLATWGALFRHETLSKDVVVVDKAIKYLKTSMTNLVKTGFPSRADSPSCEYSRVDFDSDEDFNSFFHSFRAQQGEVVRMACRIVPLEAFQIAAEWLQYQIASPIDTGDTTSKTAEGLCSLLSPSVVQWDAMTVFMECMVAQIFKNLEEEKLPIDQSMELLQAVLNYDTNDPLILSCVLTNVSALFPFVMLRPHFLPPVLYKLFKAITFEVGQESKAPRTRAVKNVRRHACSSIIKICRDYPQFILPCFDMFYSQVKKMFSGDAMLTNMEKCSLMEALVLISNQFKDFAKQKAFLDELMTLVVAEWTSDEMRHVLWDPAMFLSFVGADQVVTEQSKDTDTVALNRGRLSFCLYAMLGVVKRARWPADLEEAKAGGFVMGYTPAGAPIYRNPCTAQFLVLLPNLLALIRTHNSLYMPENMARLSATFSKAHEVMEAEKNVVLGLSQHLLDIYDSPVYRTNLERMQGFFTSLYDNCFHVLGSAGQSLQQEFYTIERLAEEISGSAFVSLDHVPDHRLRPMIRVFLRQLVGSCPQEYYNSLLCPLLGPLFAYMLQRLNAKWQVINQRTSVNGEDEEEEEELVCQGSQVTQEMLEEQLVRLLTREVLDLLTVSCISKKGPEPAANKEEVDEEDMMMDLVQTASPAQPTEEVTELGKCLLKHENIYMTLLTLSFTSLSWKDTTNCHRTASMVCWTLLRQVVGGNLLPEAVTWFYTSVLRGLQVHGQHEVCNSALSQLAMLIYENLRPRYVELKAVMTQIPNISVEALDQYDHRLMDPNAQKVGDKKRKDQFKKLIAGTVGKALCQQFRKEVHIRNLPSLFKKPKPDKGVLPDSDALGLEALFSPENNTL; this is encoded by the exons ATGGCTGACCAGGTGGCCGCCATGTGTGATCAGCTTATTAAAGCTGTGAATGTGATGATGGATCCAGAAACAGACCAAATTTACCGACTGGAGGCCCTAAAG TTTTGCGAAGAGTTTAAAGAGACGAGCACGTTCTGTATCCCATGTGGTTTACAATTGGCCGACAAAGCCCAGACAGCTGTAGTGAGACACTTTGGTTTGCAAATTCTGGAGCACGTCATCAA gTTTCGATGGAACAACATGCAACAACAAGAGAAAGTCCAGTTGAAGGAGTGTGCCATGCAGCTGCTATCAACT GGTACTCATCCTATCCTGGAGGAGGAGAGTCACATCAAAGATGCCCTGTCAAGAATCACTGTGGAAATGATAAAGAGAGAATGGCCTCAAAATTGGCCAGATATGCTGAAAGAGATGGAGGCTCTCACCAGCCATGGG GAGGCACAGACGGAGCTGGTGATGTTGATCCTTTTGAGGCTGGCGGAGGATGTGATCACCTTCCAGACGCTCCCCACCCAGCGACGCAGAGACATCCAGCAGACTCTCACCCAAAACATGGAAAACATCTTCAGCTTCATGATCGCCATTCTGCATGTTAATGTCGAGGACTACCGTAAACTG AAAGGGTCACCTGGACATGAACTGCAG GCCAGAGCTCACTGTCGGGTTGCTGTTGCCACACTGAACACACTTGCAGGCTACATAGACTGGGTGTCTCTGGTGCACATTACCTGTGGAAACTGTCATCTACTGGAGATGTTGTGTTTGCTGCTGAGCGAACAGGAGCTGCAGCTGGAGGCAGCAGAGTGTCTGCTCATCGCTATTAGCCGGAAA GGCAAGCTGGAGGATAGGAAGCCATTCATGCTGCTGTTCGATGATGTGGCCATCCACTACATCCTATCTGCAGCCCA GTCAGCCGATGGACTTGCAATATGTAAGAAATCCTCTGAATCACA AGCCGTGGAGGTGGTGGAGCGGCGTTACATCTTCCTGAAGAGGCTGTGTCAGGTCCTGTGTGCTCTGGGAGGCCAGCTGTGCTCGTTAGTG GGTTCAGATGTAGAGGTCGAGGTACCTGCAAATCTCAGCAAGTACATGGAAGCCTTATTAGCTTTCACTACACATTCCAGTCAG tTTTTAAAGTCGTCCACTCTGGCTACTTGGGGAGCTTTGTTCAGACATGAGACTCTGTCAAAGGACGTGGTTGTTGTGGATAAGGCCATCAAATACCTCAAAACGTCTATGACCAACCTAGTCAAG ACTGGATTTCCATCTAGAGCTGATAGCCCAAGTTGCGAATACTCGCGTGTGGACTTTGACAGCGATGAGGACTTCAATTCTTTCTTTCATT CTTTCCGAGCACAGCAAGGAGAGGTGGTGAGGATGGCGTGTCGCATTGTTCCTCTGGAGGCGTTCCAGATAGCAGCCGAATGGTTACAGTATCAGATCGCCAGCCCTATTGATACCGGGGATACCACAT CTAAGACTGCTGAGGGCCTGTGCTCCCTCCTGTCTCCGTCAGTGGTCCAGTGGGATGCGATGACCGTCTTCATGGAATGCATGGTCGCACAGATCTTCAAAAATCTAGAGGAGGAG AAGTTGCCCATAGATCAGAGCATGGAGCTGCTGCAGGCTGTGCTGAACTACGACACCAATGACCCGCTCATCTTGTCCTGTGTGCTCACAAACGTCTCTGCCCTCTTCCCATTTGTCATGCTAAGGCCGCACTTCCTGCCACCGGTCCTCTACAAG CTGTTTAAAGCTATCACATTTGAGGTTGGTCAGGAAAGTAAG GCACCTCGAACCCGAGCTGTAAAGAACGTTAGGAGGCACGCCTGTTCTTCCATCATCAAAATATGCCGCGATTATCCACAGTTCATCTTG CCTTGTTTCGACATGTTTTACAGTCAGGTAAAGAAGATGTTCTCAGGGGACGCCATGCTCACTAACATGGAGAAATGTTCACTGATGGAAGCTCTGGTGCTCATCAGTAACCAGTTCAAAGACTTTGCAAAGCAGAAGGCTTTTCTAGATGAACTGATGACATTAGTGGTTGCAGAATGGACCTCGGATGAGATGAGGCA TGTGCTGTGGGACCCTGCTATGTTCCTGTCCTTTGTTGGAGCTGATCAGGTTGTCACTGAGCAAAGTAAAGATACAGACACAGTGGCCCTTAATAGGGGGCGG TTGAGCTTCTGCTTGTATGCCATGTTGGGGGTGGTGAAGCGGGCACGCTGGCCTGCAGACTTGGAGGAAGCCAAGGCTGGTGGCTTTGTGATGGGCTACACTCCTGCAGGAGCTCCCATCTACAGAAACCCCTGCACTGCCCAGTTTCTGGTCTTACTGCCCAACCTGCTGGCTCTAATCAG GACTCACAACAGTCTGTACATGCCAGAGAACATGGCTCGTCTGAGTGCGACTTTCTCCAAAGCCCATGAAGTGATGGAGGCAGAGAAAAATGTGGTTCTTG GTCTCTCTCAGCATCTTCTGGATATTTATGACTCTCCTGTGTATAGAACCAACCTCGAGCGAATGCAGGGATTTTTCACCTCATTATATGACAACTG CTTCCATGTCCTGGGGAGTGCGGGTCAGTCCCTGCAGCAGGAATTCTACACCATTGAGAGGTTGGCAGAAGAAATATCTGGCTCTGCTTTTGTCTCCCTCGACCATGTGCCTGACCACAGACTTCGCCCTATGATTC GTGTGTTTTTGAGGCAGTTGGTGGGGTCATGTCCTCAGGAGTACTACAACAGTCTACTCTGCCCCCTGCTGGGACCTCTGTTTGCCTACATGCTGCAG AGACTCAACGCCAAGTGGCAGGTCATCAACCAGAGGACTTCTGTCAA tggagaagatgaggaggaggaggaggagttggtgtgtcaggggagCCAGGTGACACAGGAGATGTTGGAGGAGCAGCTGGTACGCCTGCTCACCAGGGAGGTGCTGGATCTTCTCA CTGTGAGCTGTATTTCCAAAAAAGGGCCTGAACCAGCAGCAAATAAGGAGGAAGTAGATG AGGAAGACATGATGATGGATTTAGTGCAGACTGCGTCTCCCGCCCAGCCCACAGAGGAGGTGACTGAGCTGGGAAAATGCCTGCTGAAACACGAG AACATCTACATGACCCTGTTGACCCTCTCCTTCACCTCTCTGTCGTGGAAGGACACCACTAACTGTCACCGCACTGCCTCCATGGTCTGCTGGACACTTTTGCGGCAG GTTGTAGGGGGTAATCTTCTTCCTGAGGCGGTGACATGGTTCTATACCAGTGTTCTTCGGGGCCTTCAGGTTCACGGGCAGCATGAGGTCTGCAATTCTGCCCTGTCTCAGCTGGCCATGCTCATCTATGAAAACCTG CGTCCTCGCTACGTAGAGCTGAAAGCAGTGATGACCCAGATCCCAAACATCAGTGTGGAGGCTCTGGATCAGTATGATCACAGGCTCATGGACCCCAATGCCCAGAAGGTTGGAGACAAGAAGAGGAAAGACCAGTTCAAGAAGCTCATTGCAGGAACTGTTGGG AAAGCTCTGTGCCAGCAGTTCAGGAAGGAGGTTCATATCCGGAATCTTCCATCGCTCTTTAAAAAGCCGAAGCCAGACAAGGGTGTGCTACCGGACAGTGACGCATTGGGCCTGGAAGCTCTCTTCTCCCCGGAGAATAATACCCTGTAG